In Colius striatus isolate bColStr4 chromosome 26, bColStr4.1.hap1, whole genome shotgun sequence, the genomic stretch catcccatcccatcccatctctcCTGCCTACTGTCCCTCtctcatctcatcccatcccatcccatcccatcccatcccatcccatcccatcccacctctccTGCCTACTGTCCctctcccaccccatcccatcccaccccatctcaccccaccccaccccatcccatcccatccccatcccactccatcccatcccatctcatcccatgccatcccatcccaccccatcccatcccatcccacctctccTGCCTACTGTCCctctcccaccccatcccatcccaccccatctcaccccaccccaccccatcccatcccatccccatcccactccatcccatcccatctcatcccatgccatcccatcccaccccatcccatcccatcccatcccacctctccTGCCTACtgtccctctcccatcccatcccatcccatcccatcccatcccatcccatcccacctctccTGCCTACTGTCCctctcccaccccatcccatcccaccccatctcaccccaccccaccccatcccatcccatccccatcccactccatcccatcccatctcatcccatgccatcccatcccaccccatcccatcccatcccatcccacctctccTGCCTACtgtccctctcccatcccatcccatcccatcccatcccatcccatcccatcccatcccacctctccTGCCTACTGTCCctctcccaccccatcccatcccgcCCCATCTCACCCCAcctcaccccatcccatcccatccccatcccactccatcccatcccatcccatcccccccatcccatcccatcccatcccatcccatcccccccatcccatcccatcccatcccatcccaccccatcccatcccatcccactccatcccatcccatcccatcccatcccatcccatcccatcccaccccaccccaccacGTCTCCAGGGCGCGCAGGCGGGTGTCGGCGGGTGCCCCGAGGCAGGAGCGCTGCTGCCGCTCCCTCCAggcccccagctcctcctgcaggaAATCCCGCAGCGTCTCGCTGcgccccagcagctgctgcatctGAGCCAGCACCTCCTGGGGATGGGTGAGGGGTGGGGAAGATGTGTCTGAGCAGGGTTGGGAAGGGCACAGAGTGGCTGtgaccccccctccccagcccagccccagccccctcgCACCCGCCGCTGCCGGTCCAGGATCATCAGCTTGTCCTCGAGGGCTTGGACTTGCTGGGCGTACTGGGGGTCACTGTTCTTGTCCCTGCCTGTGggcagggggtgagggggggtGTCAGGGGAGATGATGCAGGGCAGCACCACCCAGCATCTACCTCCTGGGGTGGGCAGGATTGGGCCTTACCTGGCAGGTAGTGCACCTTGAAGCAGAAGTCAAAGGCATCCTGTGAGTCCTCGAGGTGCCTGAAGGCACGTTCAGCCTCCTGGGAGGGGCAGAGAGTAGGGGGAGTGAGGGGCTGGGCAGCCCCTCAGAATCTGGAGGGGGTGTGGGAGTGAGGGGCTGGGCAGCCCCCCAGAACCTGGACtggaggggggtggggaggggctgTTACCTGCAGGGCCGCGTGGAACTCAGCCAAGCGCCGCTggatctgctgctgcctgtcgTTCTCCTGAGGTGTGCTGGGCACTGGAGCCGCCTccccctgctgaggggacacagggggtgTGTGGCAGAGGCTGGTAAGGCCCGATGAAGGCAAGGGGTGGGCACAGGAGGACCCCAATTCACCTGCCCCCCCGCTTGCCCCAGGCGCAGGATCCGCcgctcctcctgcagcaggttGGCCACCACGTTGGCAAACTTCTCCGGGCACTCCTCAAACTGGGCCTGTGCAaggaaagagcagctgaggggggtcagaggggcacagagaccccctccccaccccctctAATCCATGCCAGCCTCCTGCCCTCCTTTGCCCACCTGCAGGTCCCGACAGGCTTTGCGCAGGTTGTGCTTCAGCATGAAATCCtcatcccccagccctgggctgcccaggcGCTCGCCCAGCAGCGCCAGCAAGGAGTGGAAGAGCATCCGGGCGTGGGATGAGAGTGGCTCAGCTGCCTGGTACCTGCAGCACCATGGGCTCAGCATCAGCTCAGTAAACACCAATCAgtgcagcccctcagctccagcccaCCACCACGTTACCAGTTCTGGTCCTCGATCCAGGCAGCGAGGCACTGCCGCACCTCCATGGGCAGCGTGGCCTCTGTGTACAGCTGGTGGACCTGCTCCAGGTAGGTGTTGGCCAAATTCTGCACCTCCTGCCACTGTGCCATgctgggggatgggatgggatggggtgggatggggtgggatgggatgggaagggatgggatgggatggggtggatggggtggatgggatgggatgggatgggatggggtgggatgggatgggatgggatggggtgggatgggatgggaagggatgggaagggatgggatgggatgggaagggatgggatgggatgggatggggtggatGGGGTGGATGGGaatggatgggatgggatgggatggggaggtCAGGGTGGTCACATCGAGCTCCTCACCCCCGGGGGGGCCATGGCATGACCCCACATGTCGTGCTGAGCACCCCATGTACCTGCCCTGTGGGTGCCTCTGGGCTGGCTCAGGTGGTCTCGTGGGTTCTGCTCTGGCTCAGCCTCAGGTGGTCCCGTGGGTGGTCCCGTGGGTGGTCCCGTGGGTGCCTCTGCTGGGGCTCAGGCCcggccagggcagcagcaggtcgGCAGCCCCTCGCTGGGGCAGGAGGAACGGGTGAGCAGCGGCTGAGGTTGCCCACCCAGGGCCGAGCCGTCCCCGACGTGCTGAGCCGGGGGCAAACACACACCTgcccccttcccctccacccTCCCCAGGGGCTCCCCGCACCCCCCGGCCACGTCCCTGCGCCTCAAGCGACCCCGCTGCAGGGATCCCGCGCCCGGCCGTCCATAAACAGCCCCCGCCCCAACGGGACAGCCCCAGCCCGGAGCCCCTGCGCGCCCCCCGGCCCCCGCGGGGCTCCCGGCCGCCGAGGCAGCGCCTCGCAGAGCGGATCCGCGGCACCGGAGCCCCGGAGCGCCCCCGGTCCCCGCCGGGACCCCGCTTCCCACCTCGGCGCCCGCGGCCGCTGCCGGGCCCGGAAGGCGCGGAGGCcacgcccccctccccccgctcCGCGCGCCGATTGGTGCAGAGAGGCGGTGgggccacgccccctccccgATCCGCGCGCCGATTGGTGGAGAGCGGCGGCGAGGCCACGCCCCCCGGCGGCGGAGCGCGGGGCCGGAGCAGAGCCCGCTTCCCCGAAATGACGTCACGGGGCGGGGCCAGGCGGGGCGCGCGGCGGCCGCgcggggacgggacgggacgggacgggacaaGGGGACACGGACGGGACAAGGGGACAGGGACAGGAACGGGACGGGACATGGGGACAGGGACGGGACAAGGGGacagggacgggacgggacggggggACAGGGACAGGAACGGGACGGGACATGGGGACAGGGACGGGACAAGGGGacagggacgggacgggacggggggacagggacgggacgggacgtggggacagggacaggacgggacatggggacacggacgggacgggacgggacaaGGGGACACGGACGGGACGGGAGAAGGGGacagggacgggacgggacggggggacagggacgggacgggacgggacatGGGGACAGGGACGGGACAAGGGGacagggacgggacgggacaTGGGGACGGGACAAGGGGAGGGTGCAAGGACACGGCTGGGGACACAAGGACTGGCTCTAGGGACAGGACTGGGGACATAGGGACAGGCTGTAGGGAAAGTGCAGGGGACACAGAGAGTTGCTAGAGGGATAAGGTTGGGGACACAGAGCCTGGCTGTAGGGACAGCGATGGGGACACAGGGACTGGCTTTAGGGACAGTGATGGGGACACAGGGACTGGCTTTAGGGACAGCAATGGGGACACAGGGACTGGTTGTAGGGACAGCAATGGGGACACAGGGACTGGTTGTAGGGACAGCGATGGGGACACAGGGACTGGCTGTAGGGGCAGGACTGGGGACAGGACAGGCTGTAGGGACAGGATTGGGGACACAGGGCCAGGCTGTAGGGACAGGACTGGGGACACAGGGCCAGGCTGTAGGGCCAAGATTGGGGACACAGGGCCAGGCTGTAGGGACAGcgatggggacagagggacagggtGTAAAGGACAGGATTGGGGACACAGTGTCAGGCTGTAGGGACAAGAttggggacacagggacaggcTGTAGTGCAGCGATGGGGACACAGGGCCAGGCTGTAGGGACAGGATTAGGGACACAAGACCTGGCTGTAGGGACAGGAttggggacagggacaggctGTAGGGATGGTGCTTGGGACACAGGGACTGGCTGTAGGGGCAGGACTGGGGACAGAAGGACAGGCTATGAGGACAGGGACATAGCGCCCGGCTATAGGGACAGCGATGGGGACACAGTGACAGGCTACAGGGACAGGACTGGGGACAGTGACAGGCTATAGGGACAGGACTGGGGACAGGGACTGGCTGTAGGGGCAGGATTGGGGACACGATGCCAGGCTGTAGGGACAGCGATGGGGACACCGTGACAGGCTGTAGGGACAGGACTGGGGACACAGGGCCAGGCTGTAGGGACAGCAATGGGGACACAGAGCCAGGCTGTAGGGACAGTGATGGGGACACAATGCCAGGCTGTAGGGACAGCGATGGGGACACAGAGCCTGGCTGTAGGGACAGTGATGGGGACACAATGCCAGGCTTGTAGGGACAGCGATGGGGACACAGAGCCTGGCTGTAGGGACAGTGATGGGGACAGGGCCAGGCTGTAGGGACGGTGCTTGGGACACAGGGACTGGCTGTAGGGACAGGACTGGGGACAGGACAGGCTATGGGGACAGGGACACAGAGCCAGGCTGTAGGGACAGGACTGGGGACACAGTGCCAGGCTGTAGGGCCAGCGATGGCGACACAGTGCCAGGCTGTAGGGCCAGCGATGGGGACACAGTGCCAGGCTGTAGGGACAGCGATGAGGACACAGGACCAGGCTGTAGGGACAGGATTGGGGACACCGTGACAGGCTGTAGGGACAGGACTGGGGACACAGTGCCAGGCTGTAGGGCCAGCGATGGGGACACAGTGCCAGGCTGTAGGGCCAGCGATGGCGACACAGTGCCAGGCTCTGGGGCCGTGTCTGTGGGGCTGGgccagtgccagggctgtctCGGCTCAGCCGAGTTCCCCTCGGGGCCAAGGTCCCTGTGTCCCGGGTCAGCGCGGCCCCGCATCGATCCGACCCCCCCAGGCAGCGCCACCGGGGCCATGGCAGCGGCAGCAGCCATTTATTCAGACGACGAGGACGGCGCCGCTGTGCGCGGTGGGCACCGGCAGCGGGGCCCCGGCGGAGGTGAAATAGCGGATGAGCGCCCTCACCCCGGCCTTGAGCCccggctgcagccccagctggacGCCCAGAGCCGCGGGGCCGCCCACGCTGGCCACGATGGCGGACAGGCCGGCGTAGCCCAGGTCCTCGGCCGCCTCCAGCGCCCGGCTGGAAGCCAGAGCGTCGCAGCCCTGGAAGGCGTAGTAGATGCTGGTGCCCAGGTTGTAGAAGGCGCCGGCGGCCGGCACCCACTGCAGCACGCCGTGGGCCTCGCGCTCGCCCGGCGGGTCACACGCGTCCTCGGCGCCGCGGCGGCACCGGCCGGCGGCTGCGGGGTCCCGCTGGGCCACGCACGGCCCCCCCGAGCCCTGTGGCCGTGCCAGGCTGAGGAGGAGCGGGGCCAGGGCGCGGGGGGCCGGGGTGGCCCGGAGCCGCGCCAGTCCCCGCAGCAGCGCCGCGGCCGCCTCGGGGCCCAGCTCCCGGGACAGCGGCGGCAGCTCGGCCCGCGCCTGCGGCTCGCAGGAGGCCGCGCTCAGCGCCAGCGCCAGGGCGGCTCGGGCCAGGGCGCGGGGGGCCGGCGGCAGCCGGGTGAAGCCggggagggctgtggggtgcagCGTGGGGCAGGAGACCCccggcaggggctgggggggaaggTGCTGGGTCAGCTCCGCCAGCAGCGCCCGCGCCGCGGCATCGTCGGTGGCGGCCGGACCCGAGGGGATGGTGGAGAGAGCGGCGAGGCACggggcaaggaggaggaggaggaggagaagctggggCATGGTGGCAGCAGGGGAAGAGCCTGtggagaggggagaaggggcagaGCCCTGtcaccctcccctggggctgcagcccccctggcaacccctccagcccctcggcTCACCTGCCCCCGTGGCTGCTGTCCTCGCTGgcccctgccctggccccactggcccctgcagcccctttATAGCTCCCGTTATCAGTTTGGGTTGCAACACACAGGGTTGGGCCCTGGcccaggggcaggagcagcagaagcacacagggggaggtggggtggggggagacaGCCCACccacatcccctccccagccccacacaccaGGGCAGGCTCAGAGCTCTGTTTATTGAGTCGGTTTCTTTCCAGAGTTAAAAGGtgttaagaaataaaacccccaaagaaaaggaactgagggagttgggggtAAAGCAGGGACATGGAAACACCAGGGCAAACAAAGGGGGTGGGGAGAGACAGCACCTATGGTCCCAGCACCCTTCAAAACAGCTTCACAACCTCCAGCACGGCCAGAAAACAGCCCAGGGTACAGGATGAGACCCTcaaccttcctcctcctcctcctccaggcaGCGGATGCGCTTCCGCCGCCCTCGGGGCTGGggatcctcatcctcatcctcctgcaaggggggggctgtggggggcatctctgtggctgtggggggaaggagggggttGAGCCCCCAGATAagggaggtgcagggagggggGGTAGGACCCTGCCCCCACACTGCTGGGGATGGGACAGAGGGGCCCAAACAATTGAGCAGGACCCAGCAGGTTCAGCCTCAACCCCcccaggagggagcagagggggtTGAACACACCTGAgccatcctcatcctcactgTCAAGCTCCCGTCGTCTCTTGGGACCTGACTGCAccgggctggggccggggccaGGGCCAGTGTCCTCActgcagagggagggagggatgttGGCACCACTCAGCACCACAGTGGGGGAGCCCAAAGGGCTTGATCTCCCCTCCCAGGCAGGGAAAGGAGCTCCTGGAACAGGGGACAGAGCCCAGGAGCCCCCTCTCACCTCTCTGAGTCTGAGCCCAGTGCTGGTGgtggctgctcagctgcagggcacaggaaCAGAGGCAGGGTTGGGtcgttaaagcccctgaagctgctgcagtcccagccctgccctcaccctgcccagcccagcactgacccctcagcacctcaccccacggctttggggtccctccagggctgggcactcccccagctccctgggcagcctggcacagggggtgacatccctctcagggaaacagttctgcctcagctccagcctcaacctcccctgggccagctccagcccctttcctcttgtgactggggagcagagactgaccccagctccctgcagcctcctgtcagggagtgtcagagagggctcctgtttcccttcagcctcctcttctccagcctcaacacccccattccctcagcccctccccagccccttgtgctccagccccttccccagctctgtgcccggctctggccacgctgcagcccctcagtgtccctgtggcagtgagtgaggggcccagcactgacacagccctggagctgcagcctccccagggcccagcacaggggacaatccctgccctgctcctgctgccaccccactgctgagcccagccaggctgcccttggccttcttgcccccctgggcacactgctggctgctgttcagcccctggcaccagcccccccaggccctttccctgcagcagtttccagcccctctgccccagcctggagctgcctggccttggggtggctcaagggcaggacccagcacttgccctGGGGCAACCTCAGCccgttgccctcagcccatggctccagcctgcccagggccctctgcagccccttcctgcccccaCACAGGTCTCTGCACCCAGGGCcacccccacagctggagggaccccagccctgctcctgcagtcccagcccagcccctcacCTGGAGCAGTGTCctgggaggatgctgcagggtCAGGGCCACGCTGGGCGATGGCTGCAGCGGCGCGACGGAGCTGCTGCGGGCTCAGGGCAGCCGGGATGCGCCAGAAGGATTCCTGGGCAGAGAGGGGagatgctgcagggctgtggggggaCAGGGGCATGGAGGGATGGGGGGGACAGGGGGATGGGGGACAGGGTCTTCACCTGCTCGTTGGCAGGGGGCCGCAGCCCCAGCTGCCGCAGCAGGGCGCGGAAGCGCCGGTGCTCCATGGCATCCTCGTTCTCCTCCGACAGCGGCACCAACGGCACCGGGTGGGAGATGCCTGAAGCAAGGGCACTGTCAGCCCAGTCACGAGCC encodes the following:
- the APOF gene encoding apolipoprotein F, whose amino-acid sequence is MPQLLLLLLLLAPCLAALSTIPSGPAATDDAAARALLAELTQHLPPQPLPGVSCPTLHPTALPGFTRLPPAPRALARAALALALSAASCEPQARAELPPLSRELGPEAAAALLRGLARLRATPAPRALAPLLLSLARPQGSGGPCVAQRDPAAAGRCRRGAEDACDPPGEREAHGVLQWVPAAGAFYNLGTSIYYAFQGCDALASSRALEAAEDLGYAGLSAIVASVGGPAALGVQLGLQPGLKAGVRALIRYFTSAGAPLPVPTAHSGAVLVV